The Rhinoraja longicauda isolate Sanriku21f chromosome 25, sRhiLon1.1, whole genome shotgun sequence genome has a window encoding:
- the LOC144605712 gene encoding LIM/homeobox protein Lhx5: MVHCAGCERPILDRFLLNVLDRAWHVKCVQCCECKCNLTEKCFSREGKLYCKNDFFRRFGTKCAGCYQGISPSDLVRKARNKVFHLNCFTCMVCNKQLSTGEELYIIDENKFVCKEDYMSTSSFKDTNLNSVSSCTDRSLSPDIQDQSIDDTKETDNSTSSDKETQNNENEEQTTGTKRRGPRTTIKAKQLETLKAAFAATPKPTRHIREQLAQETGLNMRVIQVWFQNRRSKERRMKQLSALGARRHAFFRSPRRMRPLGGRLDESEMMGSAPYNYYGEYQGDYYGPATNYDFFPHGPPSSQAHSPADSGYMQSSGPGATSLGVLEPPLSAHHPPTLGGSENQRYTDMISHPGTPSPEPGMTGPLHPIPGEVFSGGPSPPFSMSSNSGYSGPLSHPNQEMNETAVW, translated from the exons ATGGTACATTGTGCTGGATGCGAGAGGCCTATTTTAGATAGGTTTCTCTTAAATGTGCTCGACAGAGCTTGGCACGTGAAGTGCGTCCAGTGTTGTGAATGCAAGTGTAATTTGACTGAAAAATGCTTTTCCAGGGAAGGCAAGCTATACTGTAAAAACGATTTTTTCAG GCGGTTTGGTACAAAATGTGCGGGATGTTATCAAGGTATTTCTCCAAGTGACCTCGTAAGAAAAGCAAGAAATAAAGTCTTTCATCTCAACTGTTTCACTTGTATGGTTTGTAACAAACAACTGTCGACTGGCGAGGAACTATATATCATTGACGAAAACAAATTTGTGTGCAAAGAAGATTATATGAGCACTAGCAGTTTTAAAGACACCAACTTAAATTCAG TATCTTCGTGTACGGACCGGAGTTTATCGCCTGATATCCAGGATCAGAGTATAGACGATACAAAAGAAACGGACAACTCAACCTCATCAGACAAAGAGACGCAGAACAACGAGAACGAAGAGCAGACAACCGGCACGAAGCGGAGGGGACCGCGTACCACAATTAAAGCTAAACAGTTAGAAACATTAAAAGCCGCTTTCGCCGCCACCCCGAAGCCTACGCGACACATACGGGAACAGCTTGCTCAGGAAACAGGCCTCAACATGCGGGTTATTCAG GTCTGGTTTCAGAACAGGAGATCTAAGGAGAGGCGGATGAAGCAGCTGAGCGCTCTGGGTGCGCGGCGGCACGCCTTCTTCCGAAGTCCCAGGCGCATGCGCCCTTTGGGAGGCCGCTTGGACGAGTCTGAGATGATGGGGTCTGCTCCCTACAATTACTACGGag AATACCAAGGAGATTACTATGGCCCGGCTACAAACTATGACTTTTTCCCGCATGGACCTCCGTCTTCGCAAGCACATTCCCCGGCAGATTCTGGCTACATGCAGTCCTCAGGACCCGGAGCGACCTCACTCGGAGTGCTGGAGCCTCCCCTATCCGCCCACCACCCTCCCACTCTCGGTGGCAGCGAAAACCAAAGGTATACGGACATGATCTCCCACCCCGGCACTCCCAGCCCAGAGCCGGGTATGACCGGACCTCTGCACCCGATCCCTGGAGAAGTATTCAGCGGAGGACCAAGTCCGCCTTTCTCCATGTCGAGCAACAGTGGTTACAGCGGGCCGCTATCACATCCGAACCAGGAGATGAACGAGACTGCGGTCTGGTAA